The Lewinellaceae bacterium DNA window TATCCGGACATCATTGTCGATGACCGACTGGTAGCCAGTGACGACCGCTGCTGTGTGCACCGTAACCTGAAAGACGACGGAGACGGCTTTATGACTTATCTCCAGGTCATCAAAGTTATTGATGATAATGCTCCGGTCGTTACATGCAATGTTCTGCCTGAAGGTTGTATCTACGACGCGAATTGCGATGAGACTCCGGTATCGTATGATCTTGGAAGTGCCACGGACATTTGTACTCCCGCCGGTGACTTGCGATATCGTTATATCGTCAAACCCTACGAGAAGAATGTTCCAGCAGCCTACATCTATGGACAAGGACACGTTTTGAACGGAACCTATCCGGTAGGCACACATGGTGTATGTCTGATCGCTTCAGACCTTTGTGGCAACGAGGATACATGCTATACAACGTTTACGATCCGGGACTGCAAGAAGCCTACTCCTTATTGTTATAATGGCATTGCTACAGTGATCATGCCTACTTCTGGTTCAGTCGATATCTGGGCAATTGACCTGGATGCCGGCAGCTATGACAATTGCACTCCAAAGGATAAACTGCGGTTCACTTTTGGTCCGGTAAACCCCGACGATGATCCTCTGTATGATCCCGACATGAGAAGTTCTTACCGCACCCTGACCTGCGATAACATTGGTCAGATCAGTGTCACCATTTATGTTTGGGATGAGGAAGGCAACTACGAATTCTGTGAAACCTATATGCTGATTCAACCAGGTTCTGATGCTTGTCCAGATATCAGCCTGACTACGCTGGAAGGTCAGATCACAACCAGCCAGTCGGTGACAGTAGAGTTTGTTAATGTTGGATTGGAGAACTCCAGTAATTCGTACCCTTCATTCGATACCAAGGCGGATGGTAAGTTTGTCTTTACGGGATTGCAGGGTCAGAAAACCTATCGGATCGTACCGGAACGTAACAATGACTTTACCAATGGTATCAGCACCCTGGATATCCTGGAAATACAAAAACATATTCTGGGTGTTAAACCACTCAACGGGCCTTACAGCCTGATCGCTGCTGACATTAACGGAGACCGGAAACTGTCGGCTATCGATCTGGTGCAACTCAGAAAAGTGGTACTCGGTGTAGTGGAAACATTGCCCGAGGACAAGAGCTGGCGTTTCTTACCTGCCGGTCAGACATTTGCCAATAATCAGGCACCATGGGAATACACCGAATCGACAGAAGTGACGGTAGATGATCAGGCACAATTGGAAGCCAATTTCATCGGAATAAAAATAGGTGATGTCAACAACTCAAATAAGGCCAATAGCCAGCAATTGCAAGGCGCTGAGGTACGTGATCACCAACCATTGGTTTTAGAGATTGCCGATCAGTCCGTAGTGGCTGGGCAGGAAGTGGCCATCAACATCATGGCTAAAGACTTCAAGCAAATCGAAGGATTCCAGTTCACGCTGGCAGCTCGTGACCTGGAGGTACTGGGGACCGAGGCCGGAGTATTGCAGGTTACACCTGACAACTTTGGGATGAATAGAAGTAAAGATGGCATCCTCACAGCAAGCTGGAATGAAGTTTCTCCGGTTTCTGTCGCGGATGGTACCACCTTGTTTACGGTAATGGTGAGGGCTTTAAAAGATGTTAAGTTGACCGATGCACTTGTATTGAACAACAGCATTACGACCACAGAAGGTTATCAGAATGGTGATATCATCCATATGGAGCTGAAAGCCAATGAAGAGCTGTCGGGTATCGATATCAATCAGTTTGCATTGCTGCAGAACAACCCGAATCCATTTAATGGTGAAACGTCAATCGGATTTGTATTGCCGGCGACCGGTACCGCAACATTGCGTATCATCGATGTAAATGGTAAAGAAATATACCGTGAATCCGGGTCCTATACACAGGGTTATCACCGGGTCACAATCAAGCGTAAAGAATTGCATTCCAGTGGAGTATATTATTATCAGCTGGAAAGTGGTTCAAACGTTGCCATCAAGAAGCTAGTGGTTATCGACTAATACAGTTTGTTAAAATTTGTTTTGGGAAAAGATAAAGGGGATCTGTAACTCAGATTCCCTTTGTTGTTTTAATCAGGATACCCCAAATTGGGAGATGTGTTTCATATCTCCAAACATGACCAGAATGTCATCCTCCTCAAGGACTGTCTGAATGTCAACAACGCCCAGGACGCTTCGCTTAACCGATTCACCACCCAATGCACCACGGAATTTTTTATAGCGGATGATGGTCAATACCAGCACCCGGTGATTGTGCCGTACATCGATATCGTGCAACGTTTTGCCGATGTATTTTTCAGGAACCTTGATTTCAACGATATTGAAGCGGTCTGATAGGTAAAAGGAATCGATGACCCCTTTGATGATGAGGCGGCGAGCCAACCGGTCGGCAGCTTCTTCCTCAGGATTGATGATCTCCTGAACACCCATGGCATGCAATATGGTCGAGTGGACCGGTGAAAGCGTACGTGCAACGATCCGCTTGACCTGGAGCTCTTTCATGATAGCCACTGTGAGCAAAGAAGGTCCCTCTTCTTCGCCGATCGCCACGATGACCACATCCGCATCACGTAAAGGCAACGATTCTACAGCTGACTTGTCCGTGGTGTCCATAGCGAGGGCCAGAGTGACGCGGTCTTTGATTGAATCGACTTTCTCCATTCGCTTATCCACGGCCACGACTTCATGTCCTAGCAGCATTAATTTTTCACTCAGCGCGAGGCCAAAGTTTCCGATTCCGATTATTATGTATTTCATGATTTCGTGTTCTAATATACGACGAGTTCCTCGGCTGGTAATTGATAGCGCATGGATGCGGCCTTAGGGACCAGCCCCAGCATGAGTGAAAATAATCCAACCCTGCCGGTAAACATGGCAAAAATAATGATCACCTTTCCGATGGTGGATAGGTGAGGAGTCACATCAAGCGAAAGACCAACGGTTCCAAAAGCAGAAAATACCTCGAAGATCATCTGATTCAAAGTAAACTGCTTTTCACTTAGCGAGAGTAAAAATATGTATATACCTATGGCCAGAATGGATAGCCCGATCACCGCAAATGCCTTGCGAATGCTGTTTTCGGCAACAATCCGGCTTTCTATTTCTATATTCTTTTTTCCACGGGTCAGGCTGACGATATTCAATATTCCGATTGCAAATACGGTCGTCTTGATACCGCCGCCGGTCGAGTTCGGTGAGGCCCCTACATACATCAGCAGCAAAGTTACCATAATGCTCGCCAGGCTCAGGGTATTCAGGTTCATGGTGTTAAACCCGGCTGTCCTGGTCGTGACAGACATAAACATGGCCTGAAGCCAGCGCTGGCCTTCATCCAGTTTGCCAAACAGCTGGTGTTTTTCCAGGATATAATACATGATGGTACCGAACAGCAACAAACTACCGGTTGTAACCAGCGTGATGCGGGTGTTGATATGAACTTTCTTACGTAATGGGGGCAGCTGGTCCCTACGGATCACCTCAAGATAGAGGCGATGCAGGCGATTGATCACGGCGTCGTAAACGTCAAACACGATATTGAATCCCAAACCGCCAAGGATGATGAGGGTCATAATGATCATCAAAACGCCTCCTGCCTGGGCAATATGCGGGTCAGCGAGCCCATCGGTAATGGTAGAGAATCCCGCATTGCAAAATGCTGAAACCGCATGGAAGACAGCGTAAGGCACCGTGCGGTATCCAGAACTTTCAGGCATAAAATAATACAGGATACAGGCACCGATGGTCTCCGTCATCAACGTGATGAAAAGAATTTTACGGATCACATTCATTACCCCGCCAATGACCTTGGCGTTAACCATCTCTTTCAGGATGATCTGATTGCTGATCGAACTGCCTCCCCGTAAAATGTAGGCGACAAGTCCGGTATAAGTCATGATGCCTATACCCCCGATCTGGATCAGAAACAGGATGATCCACTGACCCAGATCAGAAAAATCAGTTGCAGTGTTCATGACGGTAAGTCCCGTTACGCAAACGGCACTCGTAGCCGTAAACAAAGCGTCAATGAAATCTATTCCTTCCTCCGTTGCATTGGGCAACATCAGTAACAGCGAACCAATTAAGATGATCAGCGTAAAACTGGAGGTGAACAACAGGTTAGGATGTATTTTGAACCGTTCGAGATACAGGGAATGCTGGATCGAGATCAATCCGGCGAAAAACAGGATCCAGGCGAGACTAAAACTGCCCAGGGCATGTTGGTGCCATAAGGTGATTCCTTTGAACAGCAGGTCATAAGCTGTATAAAAAATGGTCAATAAACTGATAAAATGGATGATAAAAGAGAATGTCTTGAAGTAACTCCAGTGGAAAGACCTCCATTTTTCCCGGTCACCGTAAAAGGATATTGGCGCCACAATAAACAAATACAAGAAGTAAACCCACTGGTAGGAGTAGAGTACGCCGTGAACATGTTCAAACCCAAAGTCCCAGATGAAGAAGGCTATGATGGCCATACTCAGGAACATAGACAAGCGATCAAACCATTTTGTAAGAGCGGACATCCCGAGAATTAAGGGCGGAAAGTTATAACGTTCTGACCTATATTTGGAAATTACCTTATGTGGATATTTATTTGAAAGTGAACTTGATTCTTATGTCCCGGCATCAGGCTAAAGTGGTGGATAATGCAGAATAGGCATTTGCTCTGGATTTTGTGGGGAGCTGTCTTCTTCATAACGGGGCCGGGACTGATCGAGCCTTACCAAATCTTCAGGGCTCTTTTTATACTGATATTGGCTTTAGAGTGTCTGGGTTTACCGGACAGGCAAAGCTCCGGACGATGGTTTATTCCAAAGCCCTTCCTATGGATTGGGGCTTCCATCACCTGGTCAGCACTATCCATCATATGGGCATATAATCTCGTAGAATCTGTCTGGACTCTTTTTCTGTATTTCACTCCTGTGATCAGCCTCCTGGTTGTTTCCCAAAAATGGGGTAAGCACCACTCTTTGATTGCATGGGTCGGGTATCTGGGCTGGATCTATGCACTGATCGTCGCTGTTTTACTGGTGAGTAATGGGATCCGGCATGGATGGACCAATCAGGAATTGTATCGTATCCATTATCCCTCCGGCCACAAATCAATGATAGCTGCCATATTGGTTGGCTGGTTTCCATTTATGTTAAATTCTGATTTGCCTAAGAAAGCGATCCAGGGATGGGTATTGCTAGCTTTAGCTCTGATCTTGTTTCTTCAGAGCCGGGCAGCTTTTCTTGCCCTCCTGGCATTTGGAGTGATCTGGTTATTACATCAACCCATCCGGTGGAAAACATACCGAAAGCTGTGGGTCATACCGGTAATTGGCCTGCTGATCTGGTGGATCAACCCGGGAAGGATCAGGTTGCGGATACATCCGTCCTACATACTGCAATCTCCGACCGCTTCGGATCGGCTGGTCATGTGGCAAAAAACGCTCCATCTGATCCGGGAGGAGCCATTATCCGGTTTTGGACTCGGACAGTGGAAGGTCCAGTGGCCAGCACTTGGCATACCCTCGAATCAATATTACAGTGATAAGGATGAGGAAGTGGTCTGGACACATGCTCATAACGACTGGCTGGAGACTACTGCGGAGCTTGGGTTACCCGGATCTTTGTTGCTTTTTCTTTTTCTGGCATCAGTGTGGTATTACAGCGGATATCTGGACCCGAAGCTTAAATCATATTCCCGGGCTTTAGTAGGCGCCTACATCATGTTCAGTATTTTTGACTTTCCCCGGTTGCGTCTGGATATCCAATGGATTTACCTGTCCTGGTGGGTCTGGTCGCTGAGAACTACTACCGTGTCCGGCCTTTCATTTAAAGTGAACATCCCTCTTAAAATTGCATCAGCCGGGGTCTTGGCTTTGATGATCACCTACGGAATGTTCCATTACGCTGATGAATATTGGGTTCGGAAATTGTGGCTGGCACGTGCTGCAAAGCAACCCGACAAAATAATTGCGCTTGCCGGCAAAATTAACCGGTCGGTGATGAACCTGGATGAGGCAGCCGTACCCATAGACTGGTATGCTGGTATGGCAGCACTGGATAAGGGACAGCAGGCCGATGCATTGAATGATTTCAGACAAGCTCGTCTTGTCCATCCCAATCATCACGATGTATGGAACAACCTGGGGGTAATTTATTTCCAACAAAGCCAACTGGATTCTGCCATCATCTGTTTCGGAAAAGCCAAGCAGATTGCACCTTCGCGGTGGGAATATACACGGAATCTGGTCAATGCCTATGCGGCCGGGGCACAATACAGCGAGGCGTTGAAAATACTGGACAACTGGAAGGATAATGCGGATGAGAAAGAAGCATTGCGCCGGAAAATAGTGGAATTTCAAAAGGCTTCAACGTCCAATTGAGCCCAATCAGGACTTACGGCGCTGAAACCATTGGTACATTTTCCAAAGACCAAAAGCTGCTGTTGCCAGCACAAACCATCCGATCATAAATCCAGGCTTTGAATTATTCAATCGGGAATTCCCTTCCTTCAGATGAAGTCTTCTTATCTTTTTGGCGTAAATAGGTAACGATATCACTATGAAAAAAAGAGATCTTATGGCCCGGCTAAGTGTTTTAGGTTGTTTATTGGCTGCAAGTCAGCTGCTTATTGGACAAACCTTATTTGGTCCTGAGGTTCAGTTTCGTCAAGTGGGACCTAGCCGTGGTGGTCGGGTGACTACAGTGACCGGCGTCGCTGCACAGCCGGGTACGTTCTATATGGGCGCCACCGGTGGGGGAGTCTGGAAGAGCACGGATTATGGGCAATCCTGGAAAAATATCTCCGACGGCTATTTTAATACGGGTTCCATTGGATCCATCGCTGTGGACCCACAGCATGCCAACCGTATACTGGTGGGCACCGGATCCGACGGTATTCGCAGCAATGTGATCATCGGGGATGGCGTCTATTTCAGCCGCGATGAAGGTAAATCCTGGAAACACATCGGCCTGGAAGATGCCGGGCAGATTGGTGCGGTATTGATTCATCCTCAGGATACCAACCGGTTTTTTGTAGCAGCAATAGGCAATGCCTTCAAGTCAAATGACATGCGGGGAGTATACCGGAGCAATGATGGCGGGGCCAGCTGGCAGCAAGTGTTATTTCATTCCGATAGTGTTGGGGCGGTAGATCTGGAGTTCGCTCCCGATAATCCGGATATCATGTATGCTGCGATGTGGCACGGGTTGCGGAAGCCCTGGACCATCATCAGCGGAGGAATGGAAGGAGGAGTCTACCGCAGTATGGATGGAGGAAATACCTGGAGTAAAATGAGCCAGGGACTGCCCCAGGGTCTCATCGGCAAAATTGATTTTACCGTGAGCCCGGCGATGCCACAGAGGGTGTGGGCGCTTATTGAGGCTCCGGTAGGAGAGGGAGGGGTCTACTTATCCGAGGATCATGGTTCTACCTGGACGCTGGTAAGCACCAATGAAGACATCCTGGACCGCCCATTTTATTACTGTAACATCAAAGTCAACCCACAAAATCCCAATAGCCTGTATGCGATGGCAACCTCTTTCTGGCATAGCTCTGACGGTGCTAAATCCTGGAAAAGAACCTCTGCCCCTCATGGTGACCATCACGATCTATGGATCAATCCATTAGATACCCTGGTTTGGATAGAATGCAACGACGGTGGAGCCAATGTGACACGAGATGGCGGAAAGACCTGGTCCACCCAGAACAATCAACCCACTGCTGAATTGTATCAGGTAGAAATTGACGATGATTTCCCTTATAATTTATACGCCGGGCAACAGGATAATTCAACCATTATGGTGCCCAGTATCCCTCCACACACACCAACTTTTGATGCAACCTCATTCTGGATCGCTACGGGTGGATGCGAAACCGGTCCTGCGGTACCTAAGCCAGGTGACCCAAATATCGTTTATGCCAATTGTAAAGGCAGATTTGGCGTTTATAATAAATTGACCGGCCAGGAGCAGCAATATTATGTAGGAGCTGCCAACATCTACGGACACAATCCAAAGGATCTGGCCTACCGGTTCCAGCGTGTTTCCCTATCCACGTATCGCCCTTTGATCCCAACATCGTTTATCATGGATCCCAATATCTGCACCGGACTACGGATGGTGGTAAAACCTGGGAGACCATTTCACCGGATTTGACCGCCTTTACGCCGGAAACACAGGTGATCAGCGGTTCGCCCATAACCCGGGATGTGACCGGAGAAGAGTTTTATTCAACCCTGTATGCGGTCCGTGAATCACCCCTTGAGCGAGGTGTTATTTGGACAGGATCCAACGATGGTCCTTTCTATGTGACCCGGGACGACGGCCAGACTTGGCAGAATGTAACACCAGCGGATCTGCCTCCGGGAGGCAGGGTTCAGAATATTGATGCTTCACCTCATAGTGCATCAAAAGCTTATTTTGCGGTCTACCGGTACTTGCTGGGGGACTATCAACCCTATATTTATAAAACGGAAGATTACGGCAAATCCTGGCAGCGGCTTACTGATGGCAAGAACGGAATAGCCATGGACGACCCGGTTCATGTGGTACGTGAAGATCCGGCAGTGCCGGGGTTGCTATTTGCGGGCACCGATCATGGTGTTTATGTTTCTTACAATGATGGTAAGACCTGGGAATCCTTGCAACAGAATTTACCGGTTACCCCGATAACCGACCTAAAGATTCACAAAGGTGATCTGGTGCTTTCTACCATGGGACGAGGTTTCTGGATTTTGGATGATATGCGTTTCATCCGCCAGGGTTCTTCTTCGGTTGCGACGAAACTGTATAAGCCTCAGGATGCATATCGCATGCGTTATTTTACCCGGGGCGGAGATATTCCGGTTGAGTACAAGCAAAATGGAGTCATCATCGATTATGTCATCGGCGATACTTCCTCGGCACAGGTCCTATTGGAAATTCGAAAAGGCACTGAGGTCGTCAAATCCTGGAAACTGAAGCCCGAAAAGGCAGCAAAAGAATCGAAAGGATACAACCTGCCTATCCGTCCTTCCTACACAACAGG harbors:
- a CDS encoding TrkA family potassium uptake protein, producing the protein MKYIIIGIGNFGLALSEKLMLLGHEVVAVDKRMEKVDSIKDRVTLALAMDTTDKSAVESLPLRDADVVIVAIGEEEGPSLLTVAIMKELQVKRIVARTLSPVHSTILHAMGVQEIINPEEEAADRLARRLIIKGVIDSFYLSDRFNIVEIKVPEKYIGKTLHDIDVRHNHRVLVLTIIRYKKFRGALGGESVKRSVLGVVDIQTVLEEDDILVMFGDMKHISQFGVS
- a CDS encoding ATPase, producing MSALTKWFDRLSMFLSMAIIAFFIWDFGFEHVHGVLYSYQWVYFLYLFIVAPISFYGDREKWRSFHWSYFKTFSFIIHFISLLTIFYTAYDLLFKGITLWHQHALGSFSLAWILFFAGLISIQHSLYLERFKIHPNLLFTSSFTLIILIGSLLLMLPNATEEGIDFIDALFTATSAVCVTGLTVMNTATDFSDLGQWIILFLIQIGGIGIMTYTGLVAYILRGGSSISNQIILKEMVNAKVIGGVMNVIRKILFITLMTETIGACILYYFMPESSGYRTVPYAVFHAVSAFCNAGFSTITDGLADPHIAQAGGVLMIIMTLIILGGLGFNIVFDVYDAVINRLHRLYLEVIRRDQLPPLRKKVHINTRITLVTTGSLLLFGTIMYYILEKHQLFGKLDEGQRWLQAMFMSVTTRTAGFNTMNLNTLSLASIMVTLLLMYVGASPNSTGGGIKTTVFAIGILNIVSLTRGKKNIEIESRIVAENSIRKAFAVIGLSILAIGIYIFLLSLSEKQFTLNQMIFEVFSAFGTVGLSLDVTPHLSTIGKVIIIFAMFTGRVGLFSLMLGLVPKAASMRYQLPAEELVVY
- a CDS encoding O-antigen ligase family protein; translation: MQNRHLLWILWGAVFFITGPGLIEPYQIFRALFILILALECLGLPDRQSSGRWFIPKPFLWIGASITWSALSIIWAYNLVESVWTLFLYFTPVISLLVVSQKWGKHHSLIAWVGYLGWIYALIVAVLLVSNGIRHGWTNQELYRIHYPSGHKSMIAAILVGWFPFMLNSDLPKKAIQGWVLLALALILFLQSRAAFLALLAFGVIWLLHQPIRWKTYRKLWVIPVIGLLIWWINPGRIRLRIHPSYILQSPTASDRLVMWQKTLHLIREEPLSGFGLGQWKVQWPALGIPSNQYYSDKDEEVVWTHAHNDWLETTAELGLPGSLLLFLFLASVWYYSGYLDPKLKSYSRALVGAYIMFSIFDFPRLRLDIQWIYLSWWVWSLRTTTVSGLSFKVNIPLKIASAGVLALMITYGMFHYADEYWVRKLWLARAAKQPDKIIALAGKINRSVMNLDEAAVPIDWYAGMAALDKGQQADALNDFRQARLVHPNHHDVWNNLGVIYFQQSQLDSAIICFGKAKQIAPSRWEYTRNLVNAYAAGAQYSEALKILDNWKDNADEKEALRRKIVEFQKASTSN